A window of the Candidatus Neomarinimicrobiota bacterium genome harbors these coding sequences:
- a CDS encoding glycoside hydrolase family 3 C-terminal domain-containing protein: protein MKKNILIFAMVTFVFLQCNLLFSKDKMIVVDAGDNKIINWKETKSVKLEGKVNPENIKVEWKCVNNPDVKFKNPLSPTTKAIFPRPGYYLLTLSTKGKPKVSSSVVVNVFKPNSYKERLNDLIKLMTIEEKISQLSQRADAIPRLGIPEYNYWNEALHGVMAEGATSFPQSIALGATWDPDLVYRVASAISDEARVLYKKIGKGLTYWSPTINIARDPRWGRNEESYSEDPYLLSRMAVAFVKGMQGDHPYYLKTVATPKHFIANNEEFRRHTGSSDVDMRNLFEYYLPAFKAAIVEGKAYSIMGAYNELNHTPCNASFFLMTDLLRKTWGFIGYVVSDCGAIADMVYGHKLFENPAEAVARSIRAGCDLNCGNMYREHLFKALELGLLEEKDIDTAVARVLSARFRLGEFDPPEYVPYSSIPVEELDCQEHRDLALEAARKSIVLLKNDGILPLDKNKIKSIAVIGPNAAEAQLGGYSGFPNILVSPLDGITEKAELYDIKVEYDMGCGIGGGLLNPIEPQYFSVVEGTNQRGLKGEYFDNMNLSGEPVITRIDPVVNFNSGGESPIKGLPKDRFSIRWTGKIIPPDTIHRIGTSCDDGSRLYLDGKLLIDDWTEHGERPIGVDVKLLPGREYEIKMEYFENRMGATARLAWDLGTKDFKKAKKVASRNDVVILVLGINQGISREELDRKEIELPKVQRRLITEVSKVNPNVIVVLVNGGPLALSGTEKKARAIVGAWYGGEMGGKALADVLFGDYNPSGKLPQTFYASTDQLPPMSDYDIINNPRTYMYFDKPVLFPFGHGLSYTTFEYKGLKFNSSKIKSDEEIKISFKVKNTGKLKGDEVVQVYVRAVDASFKVPKKQLKRFKRITLLPGKSEIIEFSIPADELSFYNTRTNRLEIFKGKWEIMIGSSSEDIRLKGDIFLE, encoded by the coding sequence ATGAAAAAAAACATCTTGATTTTTGCAATGGTCACTTTCGTTTTTTTACAGTGTAATCTATTATTCTCTAAGGACAAAATGATAGTCGTCGATGCTGGAGACAATAAAATAATTAACTGGAAAGAAACTAAATCTGTAAAACTTGAAGGTAAGGTAAATCCTGAAAATATAAAAGTAGAGTGGAAATGTGTAAATAATCCCGATGTAAAATTTAAAAACCCATTAAGTCCTACAACCAAAGCAATTTTTCCAAGACCTGGATACTATTTGTTAACTCTGTCCACTAAAGGAAAGCCAAAAGTATCCAGCAGTGTAGTGGTAAACGTATTCAAACCCAATTCTTATAAGGAAAGATTAAATGATTTAATAAAATTGATGACTATTGAGGAAAAAATAAGCCAGCTATCGCAAAGAGCAGATGCTATTCCAAGGCTTGGTATACCCGAATATAATTACTGGAATGAGGCATTACATGGGGTGATGGCTGAGGGTGCTACTTCGTTTCCTCAGTCTATTGCTCTTGGTGCTACCTGGGACCCTGACCTTGTTTATAGAGTAGCCTCAGCTATTTCTGATGAAGCTCGTGTTTTGTATAAAAAGATAGGAAAAGGTTTAACATATTGGAGTCCAACCATAAATATTGCACGAGATCCAAGGTGGGGACGAAATGAAGAGTCCTACAGCGAAGATCCCTACCTTTTATCAAGGATGGCTGTGGCCTTTGTGAAGGGTATGCAAGGAGATCATCCCTATTATCTAAAAACGGTAGCAACACCCAAACACTTTATAGCTAATAACGAAGAATTTAGAAGACATACAGGTTCTTCCGATGTAGATATGCGTAATCTATTTGAATACTATTTACCAGCTTTTAAAGCGGCTATAGTTGAAGGAAAGGCATACTCAATAATGGGAGCATACAATGAATTAAATCACACGCCTTGTAATGCAAGTTTTTTCTTAATGACGGACCTATTACGTAAAACATGGGGATTTATTGGATATGTAGTATCTGATTGTGGTGCAATCGCTGACATGGTATATGGACATAAACTTTTTGAAAACCCAGCTGAAGCTGTAGCAAGGAGTATAAGAGCCGGTTGTGACTTAAACTGCGGTAATATGTATAGAGAACATCTTTTCAAAGCTCTTGAATTAGGCTTACTGGAAGAGAAAGATATTGACACGGCAGTCGCAAGAGTTTTATCAGCAAGATTTAGACTTGGTGAGTTTGATCCTCCAGAATATGTTCCATATTCATCTATTCCTGTAGAAGAGCTGGATTGTCAGGAACATAGAGATTTAGCACTTGAAGCCGCAAGGAAGTCCATTGTGCTGTTAAAAAATGACGGTATATTACCACTGGACAAAAATAAGATTAAATCCATAGCTGTTATTGGACCCAATGCTGCTGAAGCACAGTTGGGTGGTTATAGCGGTTTTCCGAACATACTCGTAAGTCCATTAGACGGTATAACGGAAAAAGCAGAGTTGTATGATATAAAAGTGGAATATGATATGGGATGTGGTATAGGTGGTGGATTACTTAACCCGATAGAGCCACAATATTTTTCGGTAGTTGAAGGAACGAATCAAAGAGGATTGAAAGGAGAATATTTTGATAATATGAATCTGTCTGGAGAACCTGTAATAACCAGAATAGATCCGGTGGTTAATTTCAACTCTGGTGGGGAGTCGCCCATAAAGGGTTTACCAAAGGATAGATTTTCTATCAGATGGACTGGAAAAATTATTCCACCAGATACAATTCATCGTATTGGAACGAGTTGTGATGACGGTTCCCGTCTATATTTGGATGGAAAACTATTAATTGATGATTGGACTGAACACGGAGAAAGACCTATTGGTGTGGATGTTAAGTTATTACCTGGAAGAGAATATGAAATAAAAATGGAATACTTTGAAAATAGAATGGGTGCTACCGCAAGATTGGCATGGGACTTAGGAACGAAAGATTTCAAGAAGGCAAAAAAAGTAGCATCGAGAAATGATGTAGTAATACTGGTACTGGGTATTAATCAGGGGATTTCTAGAGAAGAACTGGATAGAAAGGAAATTGAACTTCCTAAAGTTCAAAGAAGATTAATAACTGAAGTCAGCAAAGTAAATCCAAATGTAATTGTAGTACTGGTAAATGGAGGTCCTCTTGCTCTTTCGGGAACAGAGAAAAAGGCAAGAGCTATTGTTGGAGCCTGGTATGGCGGAGAAATGGGTGGAAAAGCCTTAGCTGATGTACTTTTTGGAGATTATAACCCTAGTGGTAAGTTGCCTCAAACTTTCTACGCATCAACTGATCAATTACCTCCGATGTCGGATTACGATATAATAAATAATCCACGAACTTACATGTATTTTGATAAACCTGTTTTATTTCCCTTTGGTCATGGACTCTCTTATACGACTTTTGAGTATAAAGGGCTTAAGTTTAATTCAAGTAAAATAAAAAGTGATGAAGAAATTAAAATTAGTTTTAAAGTTAAGAATACTGGTAAATTAAAAGGAGATGAGGTTGTTCAGGTTTATGTCAGGGCAGTTGATGCATCATTCAAGGTTCCTAAAAA
- a CDS encoding DUF1593 domain-containing protein has protein sequence MGIKTVVFILFFLNLLFQSLFSQSIQKHRAIILTDIDADPDDTQSLVRLLLYSNVIDIEGLIATTSVWQKNRVRPELIRKVVHAYGEVQPNLNKHEKGFPSAKDLLKIVKQGIAKYGMEGVGEGKDSEGSDWIIKVLEENDERPLWVCVWGGANTLAQALYKIKNTKTENEAKRLISKLRVYTISDQDDSGIWIRKNFPELFYIVSPGDDYGSATWSAINTFVEGINNETISNKWIAQNIQQGHGPLGAMYPDVAYGMEGDTPSWLSLIPNGLNEPEHPDWGGWGGRYELYIPDFKNIKEGNSGVPIEPETRKIWTDAIDTYTPYIFNEYGRTVRRDTITFKDNKVTLWRWRDDFQNDFAARMDWCIKSYKEANHPPVPVLSHPEELTVKSGKGFTLDAGGSYDPDGDNLSFLWFHYPEAGSYKKPIEINSAENVCHVWVIAPKVEKGETAHFILRVTDKGNPPLTRYKRVIVNIIP, from the coding sequence ATGGGTATTAAAACAGTTGTTTTTATACTATTTTTCTTAAACTTATTGTTTCAATCTCTATTTTCACAGTCAATTCAAAAACACAGAGCAATTATTCTTACCGATATTGATGCTGATCCAGATGATACACAATCATTGGTTCGATTACTTTTATATTCAAATGTAATTGATATAGAAGGGTTAATTGCCACAACATCTGTCTGGCAGAAAAATAGAGTTAGACCTGAATTGATAAGGAAAGTAGTTCATGCATATGGTGAGGTACAGCCCAACCTCAATAAGCACGAAAAAGGATTTCCAAGCGCTAAAGATTTATTGAAGATAGTTAAACAAGGTATAGCGAAATATGGAATGGAAGGAGTTGGTGAGGGGAAAGATTCAGAAGGTTCTGATTGGATTATTAAGGTTCTCGAAGAAAACGATGAACGACCTTTGTGGGTTTGTGTATGGGGAGGAGCTAATACACTTGCTCAAGCATTGTATAAAATCAAAAACACAAAAACTGAAAATGAGGCTAAGAGATTAATCTCAAAGTTGAGGGTTTATACTATATCCGACCAAGATGACAGTGGTATATGGATTAGAAAAAATTTTCCTGAGCTGTTTTACATAGTCAGTCCCGGCGATGATTATGGAAGCGCAACATGGAGTGCAATAAATACTTTTGTAGAGGGGATAAATAATGAAACAATCAGTAATAAATGGATAGCACAAAATATTCAACAAGGTCATGGACCTCTTGGTGCGATGTATCCCGATGTGGCCTATGGAATGGAAGGAGATACACCTTCCTGGCTTTCATTAATACCCAATGGACTGAACGAACCTGAGCATCCTGATTGGGGAGGCTGGGGAGGTCGTTATGAATTGTATATCCCAGATTTTAAAAACATAAAGGAAGGAAATTCAGGCGTTCCTATTGAACCTGAGACAAGAAAAATATGGACAGATGCTATCGATACTTATACACCATATATATTTAACGAATATGGAAGAACTGTTCGAAGAGATACTATCACATTCAAAGACAATAAAGTAACGTTGTGGCGGTGGAGAGATGATTTTCAGAATGATTTTGCCGCACGTATGGATTGGTGTATAAAAAGTTATAAAGAAGCTAATCATCCACCTGTACCTGTTTTAAGTCATCCCGAAGAACTTACTGTAAAATCAGGAAAAGGTTTTACATTGGATGCCGGTGGTTCATATGATCCTGATGGAGATAACTTAAGTTTTTTGTGGTTTCATTATCCTGAAGCAGGATCATATAAAAAACCGATTGAAATTAATTCAGCCGAGAATGTCTGCCACGTCTGGGTCATTGCTCCGAAGGTTGAAAAGGGAGAGACTGCACATTTCATTTTACGCGTTACTGACAAAGGAAATCCTCCGCTTACCAGATACAAAAGAGTGATAGTAAATATAATACCATAA
- a CDS encoding alpha-L-fucosidase encodes MKTKLLVITILLIQLCVPIQGQPFSPSFESLEKVNPVPEWFKDAKFGIYLHWGVYSVPAFANEWYPRNMYIEGSAENKHHIEKYGDISKWPYHYFIIGAKDKQGNFVQFAPKLKSKGGNFDPDEWAQLFADAGAKFAGMVAEHHDGFSMWASKVNPWNAKDMGPKIDLVGLLSKAIRKRNIKLFLSMHHAYNITGYYEYVPKMDDPKLQILYGQQGKEKNEALWLAKLKELIDLYRPDILYQDFNLNKISQPVLLEFLSYFYNRAIEWDKEVVATFKDGLNIECAVLDYERGGPTYPTEFYWLSDDAISPSSWCYTDGLTYYSAKQLLHSLIDKVSKNGNLILNISPKADGTIPHEQKEILYKIGDWLKKYGEAIYNTRMWDWFGEGPTKMGADHGVFIAPPQGTEKDIRYTRSKDNTTLYAILMGWKEGQKKIKLSLLGSDRINLKNLKSVVMINGEAKEYIPLKYKQKPDGLIIKLPDKWFDEMAYVIKFNFDSKIPPLNKYAELDCTPHYYLVPQNNAGNLVLGSELKLTTQRKNIANQWKLEYVGKGVYKISNRKEKNKVIQCNEDGSRLIVSNFTNDDNQLWKIEYTYYGLLKIINKKFPNLMLSVNTPVKEGRKASLLDSKDGSYFGWRLLEVCDKKQKAFKKHTIPGTIEAEDFDMGCPCDAYYDKNDVNEGGEYRFKEGVDIEKCSEGGYNVGWINKGEFLSYTVNVKKSAKYRVLFYIASSFDSGKMHLECDGKDITGTFSIPNTSGFQKWEVIKKEIKLNAGKHVLRLVFDGNYFNIDKMVFEEIK; translated from the coding sequence ATGAAAACTAAATTGTTGGTTATTACAATTTTACTTATTCAGCTCTGTGTACCAATTCAAGGGCAACCTTTTTCACCATCATTTGAATCGTTGGAGAAAGTGAACCCCGTTCCAGAATGGTTTAAAGATGCAAAGTTCGGTATTTATTTACACTGGGGGGTTTACTCGGTGCCAGCATTTGCCAATGAATGGTATCCCCGAAACATGTACATAGAAGGATCTGCTGAAAATAAACATCATATAGAAAAGTATGGTGATATAAGCAAATGGCCATATCATTACTTTATTATTGGAGCAAAAGATAAACAGGGCAACTTTGTCCAATTTGCTCCCAAGCTAAAATCAAAAGGTGGAAACTTTGACCCAGATGAATGGGCTCAACTATTTGCCGATGCAGGTGCTAAATTTGCTGGAATGGTTGCCGAACACCACGACGGTTTTTCAATGTGGGCAAGTAAAGTTAATCCCTGGAATGCAAAAGATATGGGACCAAAAATTGATCTGGTTGGGTTGCTATCTAAAGCTATCCGAAAAAGAAACATAAAACTATTTCTCTCTATGCATCATGCATACAATATAACTGGATATTATGAGTATGTTCCCAAAATGGATGATCCCAAACTCCAGATACTCTATGGCCAACAGGGAAAAGAAAAAAATGAAGCTCTATGGTTGGCTAAGCTTAAGGAATTAATAGATTTGTATAGACCTGATATACTATATCAGGATTTTAATCTGAATAAAATCTCACAACCTGTATTACTTGAATTCCTGTCATACTTTTACAATCGTGCGATAGAATGGGACAAAGAGGTTGTTGCAACTTTCAAGGATGGATTAAATATAGAATGTGCAGTTCTTGACTATGAGCGTGGTGGTCCAACGTATCCTACTGAATTTTACTGGCTTTCCGATGATGCCATAAGTCCATCTAGTTGGTGTTATACCGATGGTCTAACATATTATTCGGCAAAACAGTTATTACATTCATTAATTGATAAAGTTAGTAAGAATGGTAATTTGATTTTGAATATCTCACCGAAAGCCGACGGTACAATTCCTCATGAGCAAAAAGAGATACTCTATAAAATCGGAGACTGGCTTAAAAAATATGGAGAAGCTATTTATAATACGCGTATGTGGGACTGGTTCGGCGAAGGTCCCACAAAAATGGGAGCTGATCATGGTGTTTTCATAGCTCCTCCTCAGGGCACTGAGAAAGATATTCGTTATACTCGTTCAAAGGATAATACAACCCTCTATGCAATTCTTATGGGTTGGAAAGAAGGCCAGAAGAAAATAAAACTATCTCTTTTGGGCTCAGATAGAATTAACCTTAAGAATTTGAAATCGGTCGTAATGATAAATGGAGAAGCAAAAGAATACATTCCTCTAAAATATAAACAAAAACCGGATGGGCTCATTATAAAATTACCTGATAAGTGGTTTGATGAAATGGCTTATGTTATAAAGTTTAATTTTGATAGTAAAATTCCCCCACTGAATAAATATGCAGAGCTTGATTGTACACCTCATTATTATCTTGTCCCTCAGAACAACGCAGGAAATTTAGTGCTTGGTTCAGAATTAAAACTTACAACACAAAGGAAAAATATCGCCAACCAGTGGAAATTAGAATATGTTGGAAAGGGCGTTTATAAAATTTCAAATCGTAAAGAAAAAAATAAAGTAATTCAGTGTAATGAAGATGGCTCCAGGCTAATTGTATCTAACTTTACCAATGATGACAATCAGCTCTGGAAAATTGAGTACACGTACTACGGTCTATTAAAAATTATCAATAAGAAATTTCCAAATCTCATGCTTTCTGTTAATACTCCCGTTAAAGAGGGCAGGAAGGCGAGTTTGCTTGATTCAAAAGATGGTTCTTATTTTGGATGGAGGTTATTGGAAGTTTGTGATAAGAAACAAAAAGCATTCAAAAAACATACTATCCCGGGTACAATTGAAGCAGAAGATTTTGATATGGGTTGTCCCTGTGATGCCTACTATGATAAAAACGATGTTAACGAGGGTGGAGAGTACAGATTTAAAGAAGGTGTTGACATTGAAAAATGTTCTGAAGGGGGTTACAATGTTGGATGGATAAATAAAGGTGAATTTTTATCGTACACGGTAAATGTTAAAAAATCTGCTAAGTATCGAGTCCTATTCTATATAGCATCTTCCTTCGATAGCGGGAAAATGCATCTTGAATGCGATGGAAAAGATATCACAGGTACTTTTTCAATTCCCAATACATCAGGATTTCAGAAGTGGGAGGTGATAAAAAAGGAAATCAAACTCAATGCCGGAAAACATGTACTCAGACTTGTTTTTGATGGTAATTACTTTAACATAGATAAAATGGTTTTTGAAGAAATAAAATAG
- a CDS encoding N-6 DNA methylase: MREILERYLENLTETFNRGDAREESYYKHLEELIKRYAEIQNIKNIDVTIIPKKTEAGNPDFRVWDGKNHITGYIEAKDPSVTNLNYIEGTEQLKRYLSTFPNVILTNFYEFRLYRDGKLIEQVMIGRPVIAQKLQKTPPLENADKFKKLLGLFFSFSLPKVQTARSLAIELAKRTRFLRDEVIAVEMSEKSSKGHKKIIGFYEAFKKYLIATLTKKQFADLYAQTITYGLFAARTRANGEFNRKLAFEFIPHTIGILRDVFRFISLEDPPKSLQIIVDDIAEILNVADVNKILHEYYKTGKGKDPIIHFYETFLATYDPEIRERRGVYYTPEPVVSYIVRSIHSILKSHFDLADGLASKEVKLLDPAGGTLTFPTEAIRFAANEFKEKYGEGGLHTWIKNHILKNYYAFELMMAPYAIGHLKIGFIFEELGYKMAEDERFNLFLTNTLEMEEIKQISIPGLSSLSEESHMAGKVKKDQPVLVILGNPPYSGISANINEWTERLLKEDIDSTQSYYKVDGKPLGEKNPKWLQDDYVKFLRFAQWKIQRSGYGIVGMITNHSYLDNPTFRGMRQSLMKTFDEIYILDLHGNSLKKETTPDGGKDGNVFDIRQGVAIALFIKNKKPKETKVFHRDLYGLREEKYEWLERNDFKKENYVEINPQSPFYFFVKRDTEKVQQYLEWKRINEIFPVNSVGIVTSRDNFVISYNKRELQNRMLQFQNLSQPDEIILQAYNLRNKANWKIKSVREEISKITNINEYIKKILYRPFDERYIFYHQALVERMRPEVMCHMLEENIGLTISKQVKASRDWRHCLISELIIESSYVSNKTSEITYIFPLFLYPDKNKKDIFNQHQYEKEPNIPEEIFEKLQSVYGQKPTPEEILYYIYGVFYSNIYRETYAEFLKIDFPRVPFTASHELFKQIAGFGKQLADLHLLKSPDLDPPIAKYQGSGTNDRIEKVIYKESEQRIYINKDKYFEGITPEVWNYHIGGYQVLQKYLKDRRGRNMDDAPRYCRIITAISKTIEVQEQIDKIYPKVEKELVQF; encoded by the coding sequence ATGAGAGAAATACTCGAACGATACCTTGAAAATCTTACTGAAACTTTTAATCGTGGCGATGCCCGTGAAGAAAGTTATTACAAACATCTCGAAGAGTTGATCAAACGATATGCAGAAATTCAGAATATTAAAAACATTGATGTAACTATCATTCCTAAAAAGACTGAGGCAGGAAACCCTGATTTTCGTGTATGGGACGGTAAAAACCATATCACCGGATACATCGAAGCCAAAGATCCTTCAGTCACAAATCTAAATTATATTGAGGGAACAGAACAATTAAAACGATATTTATCTACCTTCCCTAATGTGATTTTGACAAACTTCTATGAATTCCGGCTTTACAGAGATGGTAAGCTTATCGAACAGGTAATGATAGGGCGTCCAGTAATTGCACAAAAACTGCAAAAAACACCGCCTTTAGAAAATGCGGATAAATTCAAGAAACTACTTGGCCTGTTCTTTTCATTCTCACTTCCAAAAGTCCAAACTGCACGCTCTCTTGCGATTGAGCTGGCAAAACGAACACGTTTCCTTCGTGATGAGGTGATAGCAGTCGAAATGTCAGAAAAGAGTAGTAAAGGGCATAAAAAAATTATCGGTTTTTATGAAGCCTTTAAAAAATATCTGATTGCAACCTTAACCAAGAAACAATTCGCTGATTTATATGCCCAAACCATTACTTATGGCCTGTTTGCCGCGCGAACAAGAGCAAATGGCGAGTTCAATCGTAAACTGGCTTTCGAATTTATTCCCCATACCATTGGAATCTTACGCGACGTTTTCCGCTTTATATCGCTTGAAGATCCACCAAAATCCCTGCAAATTATTGTTGATGATATCGCAGAAATTCTAAATGTCGCCGACGTTAACAAAATCCTGCATGAATATTATAAAACCGGTAAGGGAAAAGATCCAATCATCCATTTTTATGAAACATTTCTGGCAACCTATGATCCAGAAATACGCGAGCGGCGAGGCGTATATTACACACCAGAACCGGTGGTTAGTTATATTGTTCGTTCTATTCATTCTATACTGAAATCCCATTTTGATCTGGCGGATGGGCTTGCCAGCAAAGAGGTGAAACTACTTGATCCAGCGGGTGGAACACTCACCTTCCCCACCGAAGCCATACGATTTGCTGCTAATGAATTTAAAGAAAAGTACGGCGAAGGCGGTTTGCACACATGGATTAAGAATCATATACTGAAAAATTATTATGCCTTTGAACTGATGATGGCACCTTATGCAATCGGTCATTTAAAGATAGGCTTTATTTTTGAGGAACTTGGCTATAAAATGGCTGAGGATGAGCGCTTTAATCTATTTCTGACCAATACACTGGAGATGGAAGAAATCAAACAAATCTCTATCCCGGGACTTTCATCTTTGAGTGAAGAAAGCCACATGGCAGGTAAGGTAAAAAAAGATCAGCCTGTGCTGGTTATTCTTGGAAATCCGCCCTACAGCGGTATATCTGCCAATATAAACGAATGGACTGAACGATTGCTCAAGGAAGATATAGATAGTACCCAGAGTTATTACAAAGTCGATGGTAAACCACTTGGCGAGAAAAATCCTAAATGGCTACAGGATGACTATGTAAAATTTTTACGTTTTGCCCAGTGGAAAATTCAGAGGTCAGGCTATGGAATTGTGGGTATGATTACCAATCACAGTTATCTTGATAATCCTACTTTTCGCGGTATGCGCCAGAGCCTTATGAAGACCTTTGATGAGATTTACATTCTCGATTTGCACGGTAACAGCCTGAAAAAGGAAACCACACCAGATGGTGGCAAGGATGGAAACGTTTTTGATATTCGCCAGGGTGTAGCGATTGCTCTATTTATTAAGAATAAAAAGCCGAAAGAGACAAAAGTATTTCATCGGGACTTATATGGATTGAGAGAAGAAAAATATGAATGGCTGGAGAGAAATGACTTTAAGAAAGAAAATTATGTTGAGATAAACCCGCAAAGCCCTTTTTATTTCTTTGTAAAAAGAGATACTGAAAAAGTACAACAATATTTAGAATGGAAACGAATCAATGAGATTTTTCCGGTAAACAGCGTTGGAATTGTTACTTCACGGGACAATTTTGTTATCAGTTATAATAAAAGGGAATTACAAAATAGGATGTTACAATTTCAGAATCTTTCTCAACCTGATGAAATAATACTACAAGCATATAATTTAAGAAATAAAGCAAACTGGAAAATTAAAAGTGTAAGAGAAGAAATATCAAAAATTACCAACATAAATGAATACATTAAAAAGATACTATATCGCCCATTTGATGAAAGATACATTTTTTATCATCAAGCCTTGGTTGAACGCATGCGTCCCGAAGTCATGTGCCACATGCTGGAAGAAAATATTGGGTTGACTATTTCAAAACAAGTTAAAGCAAGCCGAGATTGGCGACATTGCTTAATTTCTGAATTAATAATTGAAAGTTCATATGTATCTAATAAGACTAGTGAAATAACATATATATTCCCATTATTTCTTTACCCCGATAAAAACAAGAAGGACATATTCAATCAACACCAATACGAAAAAGAACCAAATATCCCAGAAGAAATTTTTGAAAAACTGCAATCGGTTTATGGGCAAAAGCCTACGCCGGAAGAGATTCTTTATTATATCTACGGTGTTTTTTACAGTAACATCTACCGCGAAACCTATGCTGAGTTTTTAAAAATTGATTTCCCGCGCGTGCCTTTTACCGCCAGTCATGAACTATTCAAACAAATAGCTGGCTTTGGAAAGCAGCTGGCGGACCTGCATCTTCTCAAAAGCCCGGATCTAGATCCACCAATTGCTAAGTATCAGGGTAGTGGTACCAACGATCGCATAGAAAAAGTCATTTATAAGGAGAGTGAACAACGTATTTACATAAACAAAGATAAATATTTCGAGGGTATCACACCAGAAGTCTGGAACTACCACATTGGTGGTTATCAGGTACTACAGAAATATTTAAAAGACCGCAGGGGACGAAATATGGACGATGCACCTCGCTATTGCCGTATTATCACAGCGATAAGTAAAACAATTGAAGTACAGGAGCAAATAGATAAGATTTATCCCAAAGTGGAAAAAGAACTTGTCCAATTTTAA
- a CDS encoding trypsin-like peptidase domain-containing protein, which yields MTKVKVTDIVKKSLVKIVVIDNKTGKVYSHGSGVIVNESGFILTANHVVSSQVKDKSKSILAIPYIGGGAFSCIYKFGGISLGIQGQKFISPLNIDLAILAPLKPHKVPPISLSQDIPKEGTEVIMAGFSEDLRLPLDLPENIDKSAVGGQENINKIKEFSYSIIPWIMVKHGIIGGVFHIISKNFKTKFFEKQISFSLKAAEYWIDNTYARGASGGPVVDMDGNLLGIITERGETYESDLTQNILFPIPSGTVRVLSHKLITWSLEELTKRWKPPYEK from the coding sequence ATGACAAAAGTTAAAGTAACTGATATTGTTAAAAAGTCTCTAGTTAAAATAGTTGTAATTGATAATAAAACTGGTAAAGTATACTCACATGGTAGTGGTGTGATAGTTAATGAATCTGGTTTTATTTTAACTGCTAATCATGTCGTTTCTAGTCAAGTAAAAGATAAATCTAAAAGTATTTTAGCAATTCCGTATATTGGCGGTGGAGCATTTTCATGTATTTATAAATTTGGTGGAATTAGCCTTGGAATCCAAGGACAAAAATTTATTTCTCCTCTAAATATTGACTTAGCTATATTAGCTCCTTTAAAGCCGCACAAAGTTCCTCCAATTTCACTGTCTCAAGATATCCCCAAAGAGGGTACAGAAGTAATTATGGCAGGTTTTTCAGAAGATTTACGCCTACCATTAGATTTACCTGAAAATATAGATAAATCTGCAGTTGGCGGTCAAGAAAATATAAATAAAATCAAAGAATTTTCATATTCAATTATCCCCTGGATTATGGTAAAACATGGAATAATTGGTGGCGTTTTTCACATTATATCTAAAAATTTTAAAACTAAATTTTTCGAAAAACAAATTTCGTTTTCTTTAAAAGCTGCTGAATATTGGATAGATAATACATATGCAAGAGGTGCTAGTGGAGGACCTGTCGTTGATATGGATGGTAATTTGTTAGGGATAATTACTGAACGTGGTGAAACCTACGAATCAGATTTAACACAAAATATTTTATTTCCTATACCATCTGGAACCGTTAGGGTTTTATCACATAAACTAATTACTTGGAGTTTGGAAGAACTGACAAAACGATGGAAACCACCTTATGAAAAATAA